The Gemella massiliensis genome contains a region encoding:
- a CDS encoding DDE-type integrase/transposase/recombinase, producing MKTIITENIEKTQRYIPHTLQTRIAAVKTYRNGNSIRFVCRRYKISKASLLRWNKKYDGTKESLIDKSHRPHSIHPNAHTVEELSWIKNLIKRNPNISMIELYAKLKFNKGYKRHPCSLFRVLRKLGFYKDTKKKVIPYKPKPYNTPTEIGKKWQLDVKYVPKRCYVGEIPDKFYQYTIIDEATRERFIFPFKEQSSYSTVQFVKMAIDYFGYKPKIIQTDNGFEFTHFKDTKRIHPFDVLCNNLGIKHQLIRPRTPRHNGKVERSHRNDNERFYRRLSFFSYDDLISQMKKYLYRSNRLPMQTLNWLSPVEKRKELRKESIKICRL from the coding sequence ATGAAAACTATTATAACAGAAAATATAGAAAAAACACAACGATATATACCTCATACTTTACAAACAAGAATAGCTGCAGTTAAAACTTATAGAAACGGTAACTCTATTCGTTTTGTTTGTAGGCGCTATAAAATATCAAAAGCCTCTCTTTTGCGTTGGAATAAAAAATATGACGGTACTAAAGAGTCTCTTATAGATAAGTCTCATAGACCTCATTCCATTCACCCTAACGCCCATACAGTTGAAGAATTGTCTTGGATTAAAAATCTTATTAAACGTAATCCTAATATTTCTATGATTGAATTATATGCTAAACTTAAATTCAACAAAGGTTATAAAAGACATCCTTGTTCTTTATTTAGAGTGCTTAGAAAATTAGGCTTTTATAAAGATACTAAGAAAAAAGTAATTCCTTATAAACCTAAACCCTATAATACACCTACTGAAATTGGTAAAAAATGGCAACTTGATGTGAAATATGTTCCTAAACGTTGTTATGTAGGAGAAATTCCTGATAAATTTTATCAATATACTATCATTGATGAAGCTACTAGGGAAAGATTTATTTTCCCTTTTAAAGAACAATCATCATACTCTACTGTTCAATTTGTTAAAATGGCTATTGATTATTTTGGGTATAAACCCAAGATAATTCAAACTGATAATGGTTTTGAATTTACACATTTTAAAGATACTAAACGAATACACCCTTTTGATGTATTGTGTAATAATCTTGGCATTAAACATCAACTTATTAGACCTAGAACTCCTAGACATAACGGTAAGGTTGAACGTAGTCATAGAAATGATAATGAACGTTTTTACAGGCGTTTATCTTTCTTTTCGTATGATGATCTTATATCTCAGATGAAAAAGTATCTATATCGCTCTAACCGTCTTCCTATGCAGACTTTAAATTGGCTTTCTCCTGTTGAAAAAAGAAAAGAGTTACGGAAAGAGTCTATAAAAATATGCCGGCTTTAA
- a CDS encoding ribosomal-processing cysteine protease Prp, giving the protein MIKVEITKGVNNIKQIIVDGHANFAEEGSDIVCAGVSAIIFGLINSIDELDDEVVFDISVSEDETGHLTYRSLKSTMTEQLLLQAMLVSLKTIEANYADYITIETREVN; this is encoded by the coding sequence ATGATTAAAGTCGAAATAACAAAAGGGGTTAATAACATAAAACAAATCATTGTTGATGGTCATGCAAATTTTGCTGAAGAAGGTTCAGATATTGTTTGTGCGGGTGTTTCAGCGATTATTTTTGGATTGATTAATTCGATTGATGAACTTGATGATGAGGTAGTGTTTGATATTTCAGTTAGTGAAGATGAAACAGGACATTTAACTTATCGTTCATTAAAATCTACAATGACGGAACAACTTCTTTTACAAGCGATGTTGGTATCGCTAAAAACAATTGAAGCAAATTATGCAGATTATATAACTATTGAAACAAGAGAGGTGAATTAG
- a CDS encoding Na/Pi cotransporter family protein: MSTLGQEILFSFLGGLGLFLFSIKYMGDGLQLIAGDKMRYVLDKYTSKPLMALFAGVLVTVLIQSSTGTIVITVSLVGAGLLKTKQAIAIVMGSNIGTTLTSFIIGFNVSHYSLPLIFLGAAFLFFTRAKLINNIGRVIFGFGGIFYALKMMSTAMGPLKTMDWFQTILTHIDDSAWVGVGVGTLLTVMIQSSAATIAILQNLYAEHALNLHGAIPVIFGDNIGTAITTAALAIVGTNIAAKRVAISHIMFNVIGTVICLILLEPYIMFIGYMENLLGLEPKMAIAFGHGTFNIFNTVLQFPFIWLLVKIITKAIPGEDEQIKYTTQYLDKSLITSAPAVALGQVEKEFVEMLKLSKKSLKNSVEYFMTREEQFNEKAETLEEAINNFDEEMTDYLTLLFREKLSPKEGLHASVLLDGTRDIERVGDHARDIVGSVNYQIKKKLKFSDDAKAEVQEMFELSNGIIEKTIKSLEEKNIAIAGAALAACGNIYELEKKARKKHTQRMKDGECEIPAGVVYMDLIQHFTRICEHSRNILEKEIQGNI, translated from the coding sequence GTGTCAACATTAGGACAAGAAATTTTATTTTCTTTTTTAGGTGGACTGGGTTTATTTTTATTTAGTATTAAATATATGGGAGATGGTCTACAACTAATAGCAGGGGACAAGATGCGTTATGTGTTAGATAAATATACTTCTAAACCATTGATGGCATTATTCGCCGGGGTGTTAGTTACAGTTCTTATTCAGTCAAGTACCGGAACAATCGTTATTACGGTTAGTTTGGTAGGTGCCGGTTTATTAAAGACAAAACAGGCAATTGCAATTGTAATGGGATCTAATATCGGTACAACATTAACATCATTCATTATAGGTTTTAATGTATCGCATTATTCATTACCGCTTATATTTTTGGGAGCAGCATTTTTATTTTTTACAAGAGCAAAACTCATTAATAATATAGGGCGTGTAATTTTCGGTTTTGGTGGAATATTCTATGCTTTAAAAATGATGTCAACGGCCATGGGACCACTAAAAACTATGGATTGGTTTCAAACGATTTTAACACATATTGATGATAGTGCTTGGGTAGGTGTCGGAGTTGGTACATTGTTAACGGTAATGATTCAATCTTCTGCTGCAACTATCGCTATCCTCCAAAATTTATATGCCGAACATGCACTTAATTTACATGGTGCTATCCCCGTTATTTTTGGTGATAATATAGGGACTGCAATAACAACGGCAGCGTTGGCTATTGTTGGAACTAATATTGCAGCGAAACGTGTAGCAATTTCACATATTATGTTTAATGTAATAGGGACGGTAATATGTTTAATACTTTTAGAGCCGTATATTATGTTTATTGGGTATATGGAAAATCTGCTGGGGTTAGAACCGAAAATGGCAATAGCTTTTGGGCATGGTACATTTAATATATTTAATACCGTTTTACAATTCCCATTCATTTGGCTATTGGTTAAAATTATTACTAAAGCTATTCCCGGTGAAGATGAACAAATTAAATATACTACACAATATCTTGATAAGTCGTTAATAACAAGTGCACCGGCAGTAGCACTTGGTCAAGTGGAAAAAGAATTTGTGGAAATGTTAAAACTATCTAAAAAAAGCTTAAAAAATTCGGTTGAATATTTTATGACACGAGAAGAGCAGTTCAATGAAAAAGCTGAAACATTAGAAGAAGCTATTAATAATTTTGATGAGGAAATGACAGACTACTTAACTTTATTATTTAGAGAAAAACTAAGTCCAAAAGAGGGGTTACACGCGTCAGTTCTTCTAGATGGGACACGTGATATTGAACGTGTTGGCGATCACGCTAGAGATATAGTAGGATCTGTAAACTATCAAATTAAAAAGAAATTAAAATTCTCAGATGATGCGAAAGCAGAAGTTCAAGAAATGTTTGAATTATCAAACGGTATAATTGAAAAAACAATTAAATCATTAGAAGAAAAAAACATTGCAATTGCCGGTGCGGCACTGGCTGCTTGTGGAAATATTTATGAACTTGAGAAAAAAGCTCGTAAAAAGCATACACAGCGTATGAAAGACGGTGAATGCGAAATTCCGGCAGGAGTTGTATATATGGATTTAATTCAGCATTTTACAAGAATTTGTGAACACTCTAGAAATATTTTGGAAAAAGAAATTCAAGGAAATATTTAG
- the rpmA gene encoding 50S ribosomal protein L27 gives MLKLNLQFFASKKGVGSTKNGRDSESKRLGAKRADGQYVTAGSILYRQRGTKIYPGTNVGKGGDDTLFSLVDGVVRFERYGRSRKKVSVYPQA, from the coding sequence ATGTTAAAATTAAATTTACAATTCTTCGCATCTAAAAAAGGGGTAGGTTCTACTAAAAACGGACGTGATTCTGAATCTAAACGTTTAGGTGCAAAAAGAGCTGACGGTCAGTACGTAACTGCAGGTTCTATATTATACAGACAACGTGGTACAAAAATTTATCCTGGAACTAACGTAGGAAAAGGTGGAGATGATACACTATTTTCACTAGTTGACGGAGTTGTTCGTTTCGAAAGATACGGACGTAGTCGTAAAAAAGTTTCAGTATATCCACAAGCATAA
- the rplU gene encoding 50S ribosomal protein L21, with protein MYAVIETGGKQLRVEEGQTILVEKLAVEVDSTVTFDKVLLVGGENAKIGAPLVAGATVTAKVVSQGKGKKITVFKYKPKKNNHRKLGHRQPFTKLVVEKINA; from the coding sequence ATGTACGCAGTAATCGAAACAGGTGGAAAACAATTACGTGTTGAAGAAGGTCAAACTATTCTAGTTGAAAAATTAGCAGTAGAAGTTGATTCAACAGTAACTTTCGACAAAGTATTACTAGTAGGTGGGGAAAATGCTAAAATTGGTGCTCCATTAGTAGCGGGTGCAACGGTAACAGCTAAAGTTGTTTCTCAAGGTAAAGGTAAAAAAATAACAGTATTTAAATACAAACCTAAGAAAAACAATCACCGTAAATTAGGTCATCGTCAACCATTCACTAAATTAGTAGTTGAAAAAATTAACGCTTAA
- the yidC gene encoding membrane protein insertase YidC: MKKLFALLLGFAGVFVLSGCSPQDRSGTFYDTFVKPMDIALSKIHEYTGSWGWSIVIITLIIRLLVLPFMLNNYKIQNKARKGQELARPELEVIQAKQKAAREKEARAISNEEKMQARSELMEIQKEQFAIMKKYGANPMSLGGCLPLFIPLPFLTALFYTLSNPLYSAGIIDSTFLGIFNLGTRSYTLPVIAFIVYAIQTRLSMKMMPQVTQPGQEQMQQQMKLMQWLSPVMITIFSFWVAGAVAVYYIVGGLFLIFQTYVGHALYPPYVPEKQKKQTFDPNKVTLVSNKKKRK; encoded by the coding sequence ATTGTCAGGGTGTTCTCCACAAGATAGAAGTGGTACGTTTTATGATACATTTGTCAAACCTATGGACATAGCCTTAAGCAAAATTCATGAATATACCGGAAGTTGGGGCTGGTCAATCGTAATTATTACTCTTATTATAAGATTATTAGTATTACCATTTATGTTAAATAATTACAAAATACAAAATAAAGCACGTAAAGGGCAAGAGTTGGCACGCCCTGAATTAGAAGTTATTCAAGCAAAACAAAAAGCTGCACGTGAAAAAGAAGCTCGTGCAATTTCTAATGAAGAAAAAATGCAAGCTCGCAGCGAATTGATGGAAATTCAAAAAGAACAGTTTGCCATTATGAAAAAATATGGAGCAAATCCAATGAGTTTAGGTGGATGTTTACCATTATTCATTCCTCTTCCATTCTTAACGGCGTTGTTTTATACATTATCTAATCCGTTGTATTCAGCAGGAATTATTGATTCAACATTTTTGGGTATTTTCAATCTTGGGACACGTTCATACACATTACCTGTAATTGCGTTTATTGTTTACGCTATTCAAACACGCTTATCAATGAAGATGATGCCACAGGTTACTCAACCCGGTCAAGAACAAATGCAACAACAGATGAAACTTATGCAATGGTTAAGCCCGGTAATGATTACAATATTCTCATTCTGGGTAGCCGGAGCGGTTGCGGTGTACTATATTGTGGGGGGACTATTTTTAATATTCCAAACTTATGTAGGACATGCACTATATCCACCATATGTTCCGGAAAAACAAAAGAAACAAACTTTTGATCCTAATAAGGTGACTTTAGTTTCTAATAAGAAAAAACGTAAATAA